The Macaca fascicularis isolate 582-1 chromosome 11, T2T-MFA8v1.1 genomic sequence GTTTTATAGGCAGAGAATAACAATGAGAGAGATAGGAAAATGCAACAAGATGTGATCTGATTGGTTAACGCAAAGAAATGACGATGGCTTCCTGTCTCTTAAGTCTGTTCTGCAACAAAACAAGGCACCCTTCACTTCGTAATTTGGTCCCCATTCTCAAACCAAGTACTTAGATTCTGCTTGCGGTTGGCTTTTTTGTTCCAGCTGACTCTGGGGTTACCAGTAGGGTACACTTGGTTCATCTGAGTATGCTCAGGTTATGTGACCTGCAACTTGAGGGCCATTGCACTAAAAAACAGTTCATCATTTGGTTACATTTCGTTACTGACAAAGTGAGCTGGACTGGACTGGTTCTGCTGTTATAATTTCTGTACTGCTAAATATTTAGTGTATGTTTTAGCCAAAATTTTCGTACATACCTACAATACAGTTTTCAATTTTAGTACATTTAACATGGGTGCAATGTGTACTTTCTCCTCTAAAAGTGTTTCTGATGTTATTTTTGATCCAGTGAGTTTccttataaaattgtttttctccagTACATAAGCAGGTTCAAGATCATATACTGCATTTAATTGCCTTgtctcttttgtttcctttattctgCAAAAAAACTTGTagctttttttatgttttaagacaTTGACAAATTcaggaatacatttttttaaataaacaaaatattcttcATTTGGAGTTTGTTGGATGATTTCTCACAATTTGATTTAGGTTTTGCATTCCCATCCAGGCAAAAACTACCAGAATGATCCAGAAACTTGACTAAgtttctgaataaatatttcacaGTGTGCAAAGTAAACATCCAGCAAGTACAACGGTCGAAGACCGACAATGTAAGTGTTAGGGTAGATGGAGGTTAGCTAGAGGAAGTCTCCCTTAAGCATATCAAGGTCAGTTTGGCACTCTATTTGAATGATAGTGCTTCAAAGTGTCAGGAAGGAGACTTGCAAGTGTTGTCAGTGCCCAGAAGGGTAAATGATGACCAAAGACTGACAGGGTGAGTGCAATGGTAGAGAGAGgtaaggggagaaagaaagaggctcTCTTAAGTCTTTCCAGGGTGGGGCTGACAACGTATTTGAAATGATATTTCCTCAAGGTGTTAGGGAGAAGATTCACAGActaattattttcagattttcagataGGGAATTGTGGAAGCCTAAGCATATTGCACAGTTtgcaacatttatttaaataaaataaaggcgaTGTGTTAGCAAAGCTTGAGATGGGGTAAAAGATGATCTGACTGATAGGAAAACTGAGTATGAGAAAGAcattcagagagacagagagacattTAGAGAGAAAGAGTAAGAGCTGCAAAttcagaaaaagggaaagaatgcAACAAATAATATAGGAGGAAGAAAGAGTGTGATAGTTCTCAGAAAGAAGAGTGAAGTGATAATGATACAGGAGTGGGGCGgagaagtgctgggtagagaacaGCAGCGTCCCTGGTGAGGGCTCTACCCTTGGGCGTGTGCCCACAGACCTAAATGAGAACAGGCACTCCTGTTTTCacacccaaatgttgcattttccaggACTGCTCTGGCCCACCACACCCCCCATCTTGTGTCCATGTAAACACCAGACCTTAGCGGGCACAAAAGCAACTGAATGTTGAGAGGAGCAGAGGAACAGACCAACAGACACCAGCAGAGACCAGTAGAGCAGCAGACCAGTGATGGTGGAACTGCGGCAGAGAAAGAAGGGATATCTGGATGCCCAGAGGAATTAGGCGGGGTTGGAGGGAGGTGGTCAGAGAAGAGTCTGGCCGCTCGGCAGCccgactccaggggaagaccaccttcccactccatcctccCCTTCGGCTCACCATCCATCTCACTGGGAGCCACCttcaccactcaataaaaccttgcacttgTCCTTCGGACCCATATGTGATCCAGTTTTTCCGGTACACTGGGCGAGAGCTCCGGATACAGAAAATGGTCACATTGGCCCTCTATGCTTGCCATAGGCAGAGGgtccactgagctggttaacacagccatctgcagatggcaaagCTGAAAGAGCACATTGTAACACACACCCTCTTGGGCTTCAGGAGTCATAGACACTCATCCCTAGATGCTGCCATGGGACCAGATCCCAAAAGTGCTCCCCATGGCCTCTGCACttgcccatctgcatgctcctCCTAGGGGTTTGAGTATTGAGGCAACCTAAGGAGCGAGCCACATCCCTGTCTCATGTCCTGCGAAGGGGATCTGGGAACTCTCTCATTTCAATAATAGCTGGAAATATCACTCTTCTGATTGTTTCACTTCATGGGAGagtattttgttgtttgttcttgGATTTCCAGCTTGGGGCAGCCCTTGAACATTAGTGGGAGCAAGATAGGGCAATGATAGGAAATGGGTATAAAGGAGTGAGTGGGATGAGCCAAGACTGGGGAAAGAATGAGAAGTAGGGGAAAGACTGGAAGTTCTTTTACTTAACTACAAAGAGCCAGTGGTGGAGAGAATTTGTGTTTAGGAAAGATCTTTCCTGGTGTTAAAATAATGAATCAGGACACACAGAGCTCTGGAAAGAACTTCCGTTGACTTTCATCATAGGAAGTGCCTGTGAGGTTTATTATCGTGACTGAAAATGACTATGCTCATTTGTGTGGGTAACTTGTACTTTCAGCTTTAGGTGTATGCTGTTTTTGCTGTGTAActgtttatttccagatttctggGACTATGAGATCTTTCAGACAATAAAGCATTCCTGTACTTAAACGCTATTTGAGTTTTATTTAGCTAATTCTGTTTATGGTTTTCCTGCCTGCCTACCCTTTCACAGCCTGAGGTTCTACCTTCCACGATATCATCCACATCCTGCTTAGTCCTTTTCCTAGACCTATGCTCCCTCCTCAATACTTCATGAAAAGCCATCCCTTTTCGTTTTAAGCTTATCTTACGAATTTGTCTTGCTTCTTTCAGCCTGtctgacttccttccttccttctttctttacctCTAGTTAACTCTCATGTATCAAGAACTAACCAAGTGCTTGGCACTCTTCTAAGTATTGTGAAAGAGTGTTGAGCAAAGAacctcttttcctcctctgtctcttAGAGCTTATTTACTGAGAGGGAGGCAGAAAACTGACAAGCAAAGAGCAAagaaaggctgggcacagcagctcatgcctgtaatcccagcactttgggaggatgaggtgggtggatcacctgaggtcaggagttcaagaccagcctgaccaacatggtgaaactctgtctctactaaagataggaaattagctagtcatggtgttgcacgcctgtaatcccagctacttgggaggctaaggcagaagaattgtttgaatccgggaggcacaagttgcagtgagccaagaacatgccattgcactccagcatgggcgacaagagggaaactccatctcaacaaaacaaaacaacaaaacaaaacaaaacacaaagagcaaagaaagaaagagacaagcaAACATCAGGCAATAATGGGTATTATGATAAGAATAGAATCAAATTATGTAATGATAACTTTGGGGATTACTTTAGTTTGGAAGGCATCGAAGGTTGCCTGAAGATGTATTTAATTTGAGATTGAATGGCAATAATGTATGACAGAAGTTACGGGTCATGCATTGAAGAAACATGCTATGTCTATATATCATGCTTGGGGCACACATTCAGATTTCTAATGCTAGACAGTCACTGCACAGCGCTGTGTATGCCCCAGCTCCCTTGGCATGAGCACAGGACGAGATCTTACCCTTGGTCCTAACAGCAAATCCTATTTCACCTCCCATCATCCTAGGACTTCCCTTCACCtcaattctttttgtttgtttgtttgtttttttcctaaataaatatAGTATCTGAACCCATTGTTAGTCTGTGTCTAGTTAATTCTTGTTTTGTTGAAACTCAGCCGTGTGTCCTTGATGATCCCAGGCCAGGGCTGCTGCAGGTTCTTCCAACTTCTCTGTGGCATATGGTGAGGAGTGAGGAGTCTGGTTTTGGACCAAGTCCCTGATGCTCCCTGAAAACCTTTTTTCAGGTTGGGGCTTCTGTGCTGCTTTCTCTAAGAGCCTGTCTCCCTTTGTGATATGCTCTAAATTAGAGTGTGCAGTAATGATTAGGGGCAGGTTTGTAATCCTTGAGTAAATCTGGGGATTAATAATAGATATGATTTTTGTATGGAGGAATATTATCACAGTTATAAGATGACCCAGTTGtgtgtttttcaaattgtttaatgtagaaattataatgaaaatgataGTTCCACTTAATTTAAAAGCTCTAATCATATAttgtgaataaaattaaaatatattagattggaaaactttttgatttttataaaagataatacattaatatttcttATATACTCAGAATCCTTAAAGGGCTAAACACAGGAAACGCAAGAGATAAAAAGATTAGAGTATGTAAATCGTGGAAGAGGAAATTCAAGTTGTCAGTAAGCCCGAACTTACTGcactcagggaaatgcaaattaacctAACAAACATTGCTTGTGGCATAACAGTCTGGCAAAATTCAACCAAAATAACCTTTACAATTTGCAGAAATGGTCATAAAAATATGCCCtgatatttgtttttgttattttaatttttagaactcTTTGAGAAAGCTGTTGGCAATACATATCAAATTAAGTGTGTACATATATTGTGACTCAAAAACCTCTGAACATTTATCACATAGAGACTGTACATAAGGgtactttaaaaagtatatcaATGGCTTCATGATTTGATAATAGCAAAAGAATACAAACGACTTGAATTCCTGTAAGCAGGTAATGCTAGAGTAAATTATGATATAACCAAGCTACTGAAAGGAACGGTACAGATATATAAGGACTGAGTTAGAGTTCTAAGAAGTAGTGTTGAGtgcaaaaaggagaaagaatggtTTATAATTAAAGGCCATTTTGTacagcattttaaaagaatttgtgtACAAGCACAAATATATGGTCACTTGCATCTACCTATATTTGCCTATTATAATAGGAATATGGGGAAACTTATTTAACATTTGCTTTTTGGTATTGATGATAGCAGTTTATGAAATACTAGCCATAAAGGAATAGGAATAAATAACTATGTATAAGTTCATACATGcataaaattttcataaatatataatcacCAAGTAAAATGGCAGTTATCTCATTGTTTTGGTCCATCTAGAGACTTTTACTTTCTTACGTATACTTACGTATacttactattttaatttttataaaaaatgcaaaaataatcttGTAATGGTAAAGAGCAGTAGGAAAAAGTTTTGGAGATATGTCATCTAttgaatttcacttttaaaattacatacctactagtatatagtgtatatatatagagagagataagGTTTGGTTATACACacaatatatgattttatatagaatatattgCATAATATTTGACAGATGTTACAAAATGGAATAATTTGTAGATATTAGAAAGATCtcagtttaattttaatataacatGCCCTATATATAATGCTGTTCATTTTAATGAACAAATCTGGTGTTAGATctgagtatattttatatactcaCACATGATAGTTTATGCTTGAATTTTAGATCCCTCTTAAAGTGATAATATTAAAAACCTACAATTTGAAGCATTATAATATTATCAAAATCCAAtaacttcagaaaaataaagcctCAAAACTGTTGCAGGCCCCACGGGGCTCCCCTGCACCCTGAGCCTTCATGTCCTCTGCACACTCAGGCCACTGGTTGCAGGTGGTCTGCTTCCCCAGCAACTGCAGACAAGCTTCAGCTTGGGCAAACCAGCACACTTCTCTGCCACCCAGAGGGCTGCTTCTCCAGTGAGTTCTGAATATCGGCTTCAGGGAGGAGGGCTCTTTCCATGGTTGTCCTTCCTTGGATATTCTCCCTCGACCCTAGGGTTTCATAGAACTTCCTTATAACTACTCATTTATCAAACGTTAGAAATTCTTTGTATCACACTTTTCCTGTTTAATCCACTGTGTGATTTTGATCTCTTCAGGGGACCCTAACTGATACAcatgtttaatcttttttctttagcaAGCCAGTCATTGCCTTAAGTCTGTCTGGTGGGTCTCTGCCTCTGTGGAGGGACACAGTGGGCTCTCAATAAGTAACCATCTCCTAGAAGACCCTTCAATTTGTGTCAGTTTTGTTGGGAGGCCTTACAAGGGTGACTGTAGGGCTTATTTCCTATGGGGTAGAATCAGATAGTACCTGATTTTTaagccttccttccttctttgtctcttttaaataCTTCTCTCCTTCACTTTTCCTTCagaatatgtgtttttttgttaGCTTTTTTTAATGCTAACCTCTCCCCATATTATGACAACTCTGTGTCTCATGGCAGATATGAGTTTACCCAAGACAAGGACATTGACTTGCCTTTCCGAGGTTGAAGACCACTCTCAGGAATTTCCTCTGCCTTTCTTCATTCACCTGATGGGGATCTCTTAGCATGTTTTGGGAAGTAGACTGGTTGCTGTTATCAGACAGACCTTCCAATAAAAGGAGAAGTAGATGTTCAGTGCTGTTCCAGGTTACAGAGATCCTTCCAATGAGGGTATGACCCAAAAAGGCATACTTTTTTTTGAACAAGAAGAACTTTAAAGCAAGGGAAATCTTTAAAATGTAGAGAATTCCCTATGATTCTGGGTATTCCGAGTGTTCATCACCCCTCTTTGAGGCCTCGGTTGGGTCCAGCACTTGGTTGTGCTGTAAATGTGGAATGTTTTCCTCCCTTGCTGTCTTTACTTAGCAGCTTGGCTCCATTATGACAAAGGACGAGTAGATTGATGTAACTTGGTGCAGTGCTGGGCCCTACTCAACAGCTGCAGGGAGGTCTGGATGATCATATTCGCCATGTACTCACCATTCTTTTCCTTCAGACTGACAATTTCCTTTCCGTTGCATTGTCCAAACATACCACATTGTTGATTCCTCAGCTCCTTAAGACTCTGTTCAAATATCACCTATTCAGTAATGCCTTTTTTAGTCACCTTATATAAAATTGCTCCCCATTTTCCATCTCTAAACTgactctcctttcttcttcctgcattctttttttattaggTCTTATCACCTCACACATAATACATGgcgttttctctttctttacttttttagtGTATGAATCCCTGCAAAACCatgtatgaaataaaatttttgtgtGCTTTGTTCACTGTTATTTTTCTAACATCTAGCATTGTGTCTGGCACACAAGAATGCTCAATGAAtgttttttgaatgaaaaaattGATTAAATGGATGCATGAATTAACAAATGTTAGTTTATTCTGTATACTTACtccttgattttgaatttttacacAATGGTTGCTAAATCCAGTGAAGTCATATTTGGTTCTTTAGATCATTCACTGTCGGCCTCACTCTGCACCAGCGTCAGATGACCTAATTACATGTTCAGGAGGGAGGCCATGACTTGAAGAATGCACAGGCTGAGTTACACAGGACGGTCTTTGGATCAGCCTGTTCTACCCTGATCATTCCCCTGGGGGGAGACAGAGGGCTAAGCACTTTGTAAGTGTATGACTCCTAGAATCTATGATTTCAGGAAGATTTCAGGAAGGCTGGTTATGAGGCATCTCCAACCTGTCAGAGGAGCTGGTAATTATGGAGACACTAAACCCTACATGTAAGAGGAAGCCTGGAAGAGAAGTTGCCTGGAGCATATTTAATATAAGAGACTCGATTTGAAACCTGTTTAGTCAGAACCAATGATTTGAATTTACAACCTTTCCAAAGGGCCCTGGCTGTGCTGTTGATTCTCCAGTGGTTTGTGTCCCAACGTTTTCTGGCATTACCTAACCTGGATTCTGGTTGACAGCTCCTGATTGGTGCCTTCTGCATATATATTGTCAGGATGTGGAATCCTGAAGTCAGTGCCTTGCCTTCTCTCAGGCTTTGAAGCATTTTTGTCTGTGCTTCCTGATCTTCAGGTCACCACCATGAAGTTCTTAGCAGTCCTGGTACTCTTGGGAGTTTTCACCTTTCTGGTCTCTGCCCGTAAGTAAAGATACTTATCTGAACATAAGTTTTGTGggaatacacataaaatatctcCTCTAAAGATGTGGGCTTGTGGTTGCTTAGAATGTGCTTTTTTTACCTCTCCTGTCCTAACTTGTTCTATTACCATTTTGACTGACCATTCAAGATGGAGAGGACTATCCTTAGGctcttcttaattcagtctgaTCTTAATTCAATAATACCTTGGAACCCAAGTTCATTGTTACTGTtagtaaaatatgtttaataaatcAGAGATTTATTTTGGGAAAGGAAAAATGACCACATATTAGGTTTCTattggttttcttatctgtgcaCTGGTTCTGCCTCAACTGGTACACCAAGGACGGAGGGTCTTCCATTGTAAAGTCTGAAATATTGTCCATATTCTCTCTTACCTCCATCCTCCAAACTGGTATTCAGCTAACATCTTATTTTTGCTTCTCATCTTTCAGAGAGTCCAACAACATCTGCTCCAGCTGACACGTATCCAGCTAGTGAGTCTGCACCTGAATGTCATCTCTTTCCTGCAATGACCATTTTCCACTTCCAGCCTCATGTCAAACAGCCAGTTTCCATGTGGACAGTCTCGGTTATAAGGAATCCTAAGCAAAAGCCTGTGAAAGCTatattcctgattttaaaattcaccaCAAACATAGTGAATCTGCTTACGTCTTACACATTCTTAGAACATATGAAATCTAGGCCACAGACTTATACAAATGTGGGCTTATTATTCATTGTTTTTCAGCAGAAGGCACAATGAGGTCTGATGTGATGtttcacatgagatctgatgttgTAGCCTGAGAATTTTTGAGAGATGCCTTTAATAAATGGAAGGACTGAATATATAGCCAGTGTCAAAAAGAGGCCAGTGGGTCTCAGAATGAAGGAAGATACTGTAATTTTGAAGTGATATAAAAATAAGTCCATTTGGATCACAAGCGAGGGTGGTGTGTGGGATGTGGAGTGCAGGGGTCAGGTAGAAGAAGAGGTCTAAGCTTTACTCTTTGAAATGGTGTATATTCCTTATTCCCAGGCTGATGTTTTTTCCCTTCTCTAACCTGAAAATGAAAGTGGTGGACCAAAGTCTTTAGTCATTCTTGGGCTTCTCCCAAAGTGTTCTTCACATTCtgtactgtgtgtgtgttgtgtccATGCATAAGTTAAGGGGGTCTGTCTTTATCCTTCACATCTTGGTCACAAGCTTTAGTCAGACCTCACATATATTTTTCCTGGCATGTGAggccccatttaaaaaatattctctctTAAATAAGGCCTGAGACAGCATGGATAGAGTGTGGGTTTGGAGGTGGAGCTACTTATTTGCTGAGGTAGGTTTAACTCACAAATGTGGGGTCTGACTCTTGATTCTTATCAATAGCTCTGGTGTAAGGTAATTTTCATAACTCTTACCCAGTCCCTTTTTACACATAGTAATTGATGGGGCATTTTTATTACTATCACAAGTGTACTAATTTCTCCTGTTATATCTAACGTGGCTCTCACAATTACCTCTCTAATAAACAGAGTCCAAGTTGTCACAAAGGGTGAGACAAATATGGCTCTTTTCATTCTAGAACCTGATAGAAGATATCTTACTGCACTCTAAGACAGGAGATATAACTCCAAGATGAGATACATCTTCTTAgtctgcctcctccttccctctagAGTTTACTCACACTCATTCATGCTGCATTGGAATGTATGCTGTCTTAGGTTATTCTGTGGGAAGGCATCAGAATGTCAGGCTACTAGAGATTTCCTTATTGCTTCTGAGCAGTAGTCCCTGTGAATAGGAACACTCATAGTCTTGCTCTTTTGTGCTCATACTTGGGACAAAGTACTTGCTTGTCTCTTTAATCGGTGTCACTGCCCTTGGAGGGAAATCCCAAATTCTTTCTGTCCCAGCAAAGACAGGACAGAGAAGGGTGAAGCATAAGGAAAGAGGGCAGGTAGGCTAAAGATAAGACAGAACTGATGACAGATTTGCAGAGATGAATTCAGGAGGAGGAATGTATGTCCACCCCTGCGTGGGATAAATTTTGTTCCAGAAGGAACAGTCTCACCTAGAGCTTTTCCTTCTAATTTCAGCTGGCTCTGGTGATGATGAAGCCACTGAAGCTGAAACCACTGCTGCTGCAACCACTACGACCACCGCTGCTCCTACCACTGCAACCACCGCTGCTCCTACCACTGCAACCACCGCTGCTTCTACCACTGCTCATAAAGGCATTCTAGGTAGCAAGACTCCTCCATCTGTGTGCTTCCTTTATGTGGCTCCTTGATTCCTTGGTTTCTCTGTTCTCACAGAGACCCTATTTTTGAGGTCAGGGAGACCTCTTCTTTACATTGTTCTCTAATTCCTTGTAGTTTTCTAAGTCAAGTCAACAGATAAATACCAGAGGAGTCAAGAGGTTACCTGACTTTTAGGTTACCAACATTACCTGAGCAGATCTTGAAATATTggcatttattaaagaaaactcTTCCTTAGTAGAAACATCATTGGAAAGACTAAAATAAGTTTCTCCATGAAGCTAGGTAActgcttatttacttattttttaaatcaggtagggtgtgtgtatgtgtgtgtgtgtgtgtgtgtgtgtgtgtgtttaaatcagacaatttaaaaatcaggtaATCTAGTAAAATCTTTGTTTCCTTTAGAGAATTTtgccaaaatagaaaataacaaggaGTGATTTTACAATCTTTCTTGAGGCAGATTATTTTGAGTGCTCTTCAGGGTATTTCTGGGGTGTTGGACATTCATTGAGGATCAGTGTACATTCCTCCTATTCTGGGTTCACTTTTTCTTGAACTTTAACTTTGACGTAGTATTGATTACAACATTTGTTCAATCTGAACATATGCCAGGAACTGTgtcataaaatttacatatatattataatttaaatatcacAGTCATtctatgaaataaacattttaaagatgaggaaatggaagcctTGCAATGAGAAACTTTCCTTTGATCAcacaggcagaaagaaaaaggaaattgcaTTCAAACAAATGGAGAGTTACAATGAGAAACTTTCCTTTGAGCACACGGGCAGAAAGAAAAAGGGTTCAAATTGCACCCATACAATCAAAGTCCCTAAGAAATCTTTAAATATTGCTTTATACTTTCTCATGTCTGGGTTAGTGCTTGGAACTCTGTCAATAATCTGTAGAGCAGACTATGAGTGAGAAAATAGCTTTTCTCTCTTATCAGAAGAAGGCTGGATCTCTGTGCCATATTATAGGAAAACTCATACGTATTGACTTTCTTCTAGTTCTCTCTAAAGTTCCAACCTACTGGGCTTCCGTCTAGGGCTGTATTTCCAAAATCTTTAAGGACAGAAATTGGTTGTTTATCTTCCCGTAATTACAATCCCATGTTCCTTTCGAATCCCCTGAGTTTCGTTGACATTTGACACTTGTTAGTTCCCTCAGATTCTGAAGAATAAATCCACATTCTTCATCCTTTGTGGAAGCCTcttgataatatttttttctcttacagatTTACCCAAATGGCTTCAGGATTACCTGAAAGGCAAACTGTTTCCCTGAGATGGAATCAACTTGAGTCTTCTGCAATTGGTCACAACTAATCACGCTTCCTATGATTTCATCCAACTACTTACCTTGCCTACTATATCTCCTTTATCTtaatcagtttattttctttcaaataaaaaataactatgaGCAACATAAAAATGGTATTTCTTAGGGACTATCGGGTGGTTGTCCAATGTTTAGACAATCCAAGTGACAGACACTTCAGATTTTACCTAATACTTCCTTGTGCTCCTACTAATAACTAGATTTcctacttgtttcttttttaaataagacaCTAGTTTTGTGCTTAATACTAAAGACTACAGTTTTCTCTAACATGGATAGACTAATCAATACTTAATAGATACAAATGTTCAGTTTGATTCCGCCAAACTCTCCTATCAActgacagaatttttttcttatctgtaatgACTTAGCACATGTggtaagaaagaggaaaggaactCCTGACATCTGGGTACTGGTTTGACACAGCCAAGTTTCAGAGTTGTTAGAGGGTGACTGGATGCTCACAGTTAGGCAATGGTGTTTTCCTGTTGGACACAATCTCACAAAACACCAGCATCAGACAAGGCCATTCAGTGACTGATGAAttgagagtaaaaagaaaaaccaatgcatatatattttttttaagcaCAGACAAAACCAGAGTTAGTGTGCAAACCTTAGAATACTAAGCATTCCTCTCTCTCATTCAGTGATTGCTGCTTCACTATGAATTACAGGTTAAGCTTCACAGTAGTCTGCCCTCCTTTTAGATACTGTTTATCAAGAAACCTAATCTTAGCATTGTTCATATTTGCTGACAGCATCCAATCCAGAGGTTAGCCTCACTTCCCTGATCCTTCCCTCAAATCTCCTGACTCAAGCCCAAATCCTAAAATACAAAACACCCTGACAATAAGACACCTCTCTCAGTTCCCCATGGTGTGCGCTTTCTCCCATTGAAACAAGTAAGAAATCCAACTTTTTCAATCCAGATGTGCTCCTGGTGGTTATTGGCTAGAGGACTTTGACACCTGAATGCACAGTTGCACAACGTATTATATATGAATAAGACATGGTATATTGGTTTTTTTCACTGACTTGATTATGATCAG encodes the following:
- the MUCL1 gene encoding mucin-like protein 1 isoform X2, giving the protein MKFLAVLVLLGVFTFLVSAQSPTTSAPADTYPATGSGDDEATEAETTAAATTTTTAAPTTATTAAPTTATTAASTTAHKGILDLPKWLQDYLKGKLFP
- the MUCL1 gene encoding mucin-like protein 1 isoform X1; protein product: MDSAPASGNLVTSNKLSTFMRSPYTKSPTTSAPADTYPATGSGDDEATEAETTAAATTTTTAAPTTATTAAPTTATTAASTTAHKGILDLPKWLQDYLKGKLFP